TCCAGTGCAAAATCTGACCCATTTTCTCATTGAGCGAagggtacgaaataaatcagaTTGATTTTTCGATCAAAAGTACTATGTGAAATCTTCGGTTTTTTCCTCTTTCGCTATCCTTATCCCATAGGTACAGCGTTTGAATCAATAAAGAACCTTTTCTTCTATATCTGTATGAATCGATATTATTACATTCCGATTCCTTCCCGACACCTCCCAAGGAAAATCCAAGTGTTCAGAAAATGTGCTATCCAGTGCAACAATAACTCTCATTTACAGCTAACCAAGTTCGGAGTTTTTAAGGAATGTGGCAGAGAGGAGATACTGGAAACATTTGAAGGTAGTTGCTCGAACAAAGTGGTCTTTAAACTGTTCAAACCAGCAAAACAGCAACTATACTTACCCTCAGTAATCATAAGATCTATACAATGCCTTGCACGCATCAAAGAAAAgtaatggttaggctatataaAGGACAACATTTACAAGTTACTTCTCGTTGCTGGTTTTGTCACTAACAAATTACATCAGTTTATATGAACGGGTAGTTCACTTGCAAATACAACTGACAAACAAGTAACTGGAAATTTTATTCTGATGTTTATCCAAAGaggaaaacaaatgaaaattcaAGTTGATGTAATACAAGGAGGTCAAAATCAGCTTATTGGAGCTAACTCTGCGtaaatataaaacaaacaaattcaTCATGATAACGTTCGTGATAAAAATTAAAGCATATCTTCAACATTACACTCCCCAAGGAACACTTTGATGCTGCGTGGTGAACCGCAACTACCTTCGGCAATTAGTGCTCTATCATTGGCAGCCATGTGTGCAATAATCTTGTATATCATTTCAATCTGAAATAATGGGCCAATAGAAAATTAGCAAAGCATTTTATTATCTTTCATGTCATTATAAGGAGAAGGCTCTACGTACATCTTCTTCTGCATGGCATTGTTCGGCCACTTCCTCGAGTGTCAATGGTTCAATAGGCTCTTTACAGCTGCAAAGAGAAGCAACACCCTATTAACAAAAAGCCAACTAAAAGCAAAGCAAGAGGGGAAAAGCATATAAAGTAGAAGTTGGAAGTTTAACAATGGTTCATCCTGTTCCAACTTGTTCTGCATTCCAACTAGGAACATTTTCAGAAATGCAAATCCGTAACGCAGTACGTCCAACATCTTAAAAGCCAAATTGTTGAGCATGGTAAGGctgtttgaaaataaattgctTCCAAACCCCAGAAGATGGTTCTAAGAGTCAATTTATAAGCACAAATGAATAAATAGAAGAAAAATATATTGTATGTTCTGACAGAAACAGAAGCAGGGTAGTGAGTGGGGCAAAATCTTCCGTGAACATATGTTTGGTAGCCAAACACACATTTTTGATAACTGCCCAAGCAAAAGTAAAAGAATGCACGGGGGAATATAAGGTATTATAAGGATGTGGCATTTTACCTTGCTTCATTGAGTACGGCCAACACACGCTTTTGAAGAGCTAATACTTCCCCAGCAGCCTTTTTCCCAGCTTCCACGCCTAAAGTGAGATTTAAGATGCATATGTGAAAATATACTAAATTAGTCCGGCCTCAACTTAATTGTATGGAAATAGCAAAGACAGCAAACCAAAAACACAAAGCAACAGAATAGTACAAATTTTCATATAAGAGGATATGGGTATCTACCAGGTTGATGATAAGCATTTATATTGACCAGTGATGCATATATCCCAACTGCTCGCTCATAAAGTGCGATGAGGGCTCCTACTGATCTAGGTGTCACTTCCTGCACTGTAACTGTTATGGACTCCCTGTCATTACCATACAGGGCTGACCTAGTACCCTGTTAAGCAATTCAATTAGGGAAGCAAAGAGGAACAGTCAGTGATGACTAATAACAAATTTTCATCTTTGGAGGCTACCAGGCTCTTTCAAAAGATCTAACCTGTAACATTCCAAAGAGATAGTCACCACATGTGACACCTGGTTCAAGCTCCCAATCATGACCAGGTGGTCTATCACGTAGCACCTCAATGAAAGTCACAAAGAAGTTGTGCACACCCTCTCTTAATTGTTGAATGTAGCTGAAAAATGGCAAAACATGGTTCAAGCCTTAACATAATATGATCCTCGAAAAAGATGGTAAACAATAAATAGCACTTACGCATGCTGATCTGTACTTCCTTTATTTCCATAGACAGTAATTCCTTGATTCACCTGTCCGATTAAAATGATCTTATAATTAGCAAAACCAAAAGAAATAACTTAGCAAACTAGCACATATATAGTTATTTCATATTGACTCAAAATGGCTGAAACGAGAAAGAGACATGGCATAatcttttttcaaatatttattaattaaatgcaATATTCCCATACTAAATTTGTTACTTGACCCAATGAGTTGACTTGATTGCTACATGCATAGATCAAACTCTAAATAACTTGTTTAATGAGGCTAATTATAGCAATTCAGgaaatgttaatttttaaaatgataaaatgtttTGCAGAAGGAAAACAGAAGCGGTAAATCACAGCAGCACTGCAGCAGCAGGAAGATAATACTCATAATGTTAGCACATACCCGATTACCATCCAGGTCAAATTCCTTCCCAAGAGATTCCATGACTAGCTGCTGCAAATACCTGCTAAATAATAATAGGCTGTCCTTATATGGAAGGACGACCATGTCCTGAAGAAAGTTGaagcaaaaacaaaattcataaaTGGAATAAGCTTTTGGTTGTATAAACAAGAAAGTgcttattttcatttttgtaaATCAGTGTGTACCTTGGACCCTATCCCATCGGTGGCCCAGTACCAGCATAAAGCAAGCAAAGCTGCAGGATTATCCTTGAGCTGGAAGATGAAAAAAACATCAGCAGAGAAATCCTTTGATAAACAAGAAATGTGAGTGAAATTTAAAGAAgttcaaaataattatatcaacCACAACTAATATGTACtgttttaacaattaaaagggAGCTAAATTTGCAAAGTGGATAATCACCCCTGAACAGTTGTACACTCTTGAAAAGATAACTAAAAGAAGTAAATTCCTTCTGAACTTAGCATAAAACAAATGTATTCCAGAAGGAAATCAGATCATTTTGTGTTCAATGTTTATACTACTAGTCTCTGTATTCATATTGTAagttttttagttataaattaagAGAACACTGGATTAACTTTACGAATTGCCAGATAATAGGAGGAATAAGAATACAGGGAAATAATTATTGAATCTTTGATTGTAATGTATGCTCTAAATGTTATTACTGATAAGATCTAAATTGACACATACCACTGTTCCCCTATTTGCCTCATCCATTAATGATGCACCAGCCAGCATTTCTCTAATGTCAATCCCCTGAAGTAACAATAACTCAAGAGAAGTCATGCAAGAacatatataacaaataaaGAGATCAGATTCTGAATTCAGTGATTACTCACCTGAAGTGCTGCCGGAAGTAGGCCAACTGCAGACATTTCGGATGTCCTGCCACCGACCCAATCAAACATGGGGAATCTAGCTAACCAACCCTCAATTCTTGCAGTGTTGTCTAGTAATGAATTTTCTTGTGTTATGGCGACACCCTGAACCAAGTGATGAATTTAAATGTCAAGCCCAATGAAAATGAGAGAGAGAGTGCAGATAAAGTTCAGAGACCAATACAAAAGACATTCGCATGTATCATAATTTGTATAGCACAAAGTACAAGCACAAAGTACAAGCACAATCCAACAAACACAAAAAACAGCATATCTGTTGCATCAGTAGAGTCAGAAAAGTATTGGTAATGATCAAAGCTCAATGATGGTCAATGATACAGATAAAAGTATGAAGTTACAAAACCAGGGAGTACTAAATTAATTCTACAGATAGAATAGCAAAGCAGTCCATTTGCTGTAATTGACATAAAACACCAATAAAACCGTTACTGTGCTGATAATGAAAGATGTCCCACCTTACTATTATCATATTCATAAATAAGCATAGGAATCCTAATTGTCTCAAATGACAAAACTGGAAAGTGGTCAATGTGATTCCCTGGAGTGTAACCAGGTTGCAGGGTGAGATGCAAACAAAACCAGTGGCATAAGCACAGAAAAATcacaatacaaaataaaatcacaaatgGAGCATACATCGTAATCTTTTATTCCAAACTGCAGTTCCGGTCCTATTAAAAGAAATGTTTGATGGCAACAAAAACAACCAATGAGAAACAAACAAAAAGCAGAAAAAAGAACCTGAGGTCAAAACCTGTTTTGCAAACTCCAGGCCAGCTTCACGGAAGGCCTTCTGAACTTCTAACAAACCATTTCTAGTTTCAGGAGTACCGCCACTctaaaaacaattcaaattaaCAGTAAATTAACAACATATCCAACATGTGCTAAAGTCTCATCAAAATGCTCATACAACATAGAAAAAACATGTCTCACTTCAATGTCGAACATTCATGTTTACCTTAGAAATAACTATCACAAGTGTAGAAGCCAATTCAGGGCCAAGCTGAGCAATCTGATGATCAATTCCAGCTGGATCTGTATTATCAATAAATCTTATCTGCAAACAACGCGATGAAATAGAAATACAATTTATATTACTACTAGTTTACTACAatcaaaaactgaaaataaaacttAAAGAAGGAACACAATGCTGGATACCTTGAGAGGAGGATTATCGGGCGCAAGAGCTTCCGCAACGAATTCTGGTCCAAGAGCTGAACCTCCGATTCCAACTGATAGTATTTGAGTAAAACGTCCTTCTGGAGAATTCGGAGGCTTGATCTGCgcaatgtcaaaaaaaaaattagtcaacATAAAAACATGCATAATTCAAAGCTTGACAACAAACAATTAGTTCAAacattcaaaatcaaaaattacaattacaagACTAACCTTACCGCTGACGACTTCATTAGCAAAATCACAAACGGCGTCAAGAGCTTTATCGATCTGTTGCTTCAAAATAGGTTTAGGAGCAAGACTCGAATTTCTCAACCAATAATGACCAACCATTCTCCCTTCATCAGGATTCGCAATAGCACCTTTCTCAAGCTCTTCCATATCTTTAAGAGCTTTCTTTAATCGGGGCTCCATTTCTTCTACAAACTCATCCGTAAACCCGATCCGACTGACATCCAAATAAAGCCCCAACTCTTTGTGCTGGTACAGCCAGTCCACGTACCTTCTCCATAGACTACTCGGATCTTTCTCTAGTCCTTGTTTCGATTTCACCGTTAGCTTATCGTTTGTCTTCGATAAATCGGCAGAAATTTCGCGAGCAACTGACTGAGATGGAGCGAATCGAGTGGCGCGAGCTGGAAATGGGAGTGAGGTTTTAAGAAAAGGATAGCTAACGGTGGCTTTGGGAAGCGAATTTTTCGGCTTTAGAGATGGAGACGATGAGCAAAGACCGGAGAGTGAAGCCATTGATGAATCGGTGCCGGCGATAATAACTATAAAGTCaaacaaaagagaaaaataGGAGAAGCTTTTGATTAGTTAGTCCATATCTTTGGTGACGATATTTTTTTAGTTGTGACGACAATGTTTGTTTAGTTTTGGCGACAGTGGAAATGCAAGAAATGTGATTTTCTGGTGTTACACAGGGTCTTATTTGTCTTTTGTGAGTGAGTGTACAGGATTCACAAGTTGATTGATTTCGATTGACCGGTGTGTAATGGTGTTTCTGTTGGTACGAGTTGACGAGAGTGGACGTTGATATTTTCTGAATTTACTGGAGTGCCCTCGAATATTCCTTTTCAGATTTTAACTGTTGATTCtcgtgttttttttttagaaaaagataaattaataaatatcaatGCAAAGAGCATTACATATGGAgagtttatcccatgcaaccgttgcgccacgtcatttttacattaagtcaatgagcatttgcgatagagaatcttttaattattacttatttttttatcatttaattttccacatggctaactcacgattggtttgttgcatgaatgacatggcgcaacggttgtgtgcaataatttttcttacaTATAAAGTTAGGTGGATTATTTTTCCACCTAAACAAATGGCTTAATTAATGCATCATTTCACTCGTAAAccataccattttattctctacgaactctaaactaattttgtattttattaaatctcttaactcttttttttcattctatttAACCCTTCATTTGAAACTTGCATATCACGCACGATaacgtggataaaattgctgacattaCTTTACTAATATggaattaaatagaaaaaaaatagttaagatgTCCAATgaaacactaaaatagtttagaggtcatagagaacaaaaggataaaatttaggggtcaaaaaatatatattttttaatttaaaataaaaagtgatgtactttacatattatttgaaaaatggTTCATAGAACTAGAGATGAGAGCAGGTATTGAGAGTTCCATGAAGATCATGGACATGACACATAAGAATACTACaacttgaaaaaaataaattgaaaaactgATAGAATCTGAGGTGTTGAGGAAGTTCACACCGAGAGGACGGCAAAGAACACCATAAAGAAGAAAGACACGAGAGTTATTAACGTGATAATAGGCGGAAGAAACATGAGGCGAAGAAGGAAAATATCGATGGCGGAGATGATGCAAGTAGTGAAAGGAGCAACATGAGAGTCGAGTTTGGTAAGGCCATCACTTTCGGCACAGAAAACGGAAGGCATGTCGTGGGACCACACAATGACGCCCTAATAGTAGAAGGAATCATCAACAACTACTTGGTAATAA
This region of Mercurialis annua linkage group LG1-X, ddMerAnnu1.2, whole genome shotgun sequence genomic DNA includes:
- the LOC126660945 gene encoding glucose-6-phosphate isomerase 1, chloroplastic gives rise to the protein MASLSGLCSSSPSLKPKNSLPKATVSYPFLKTSLPFPARATRFAPSQSVAREISADLSKTNDKLTVKSKQGLEKDPSSLWRRYVDWLYQHKELGLYLDVSRIGFTDEFVEEMEPRLKKALKDMEELEKGAIANPDEGRMVGHYWLRNSSLAPKPILKQQIDKALDAVCDFANEVVSGKIKPPNSPEGRFTQILSVGIGGSALGPEFVAEALAPDNPPLKIRFIDNTDPAGIDHQIAQLGPELASTLVIVISKSGGTPETRNGLLEVQKAFREAGLEFAKQGVAITQENSLLDNTARIEGWLARFPMFDWVGGRTSEMSAVGLLPAALQGIDIREMLAGASLMDEANRGTVLKDNPAALLALCWYWATDGIGSKDMVVLPYKDSLLLFSRYLQQLVMESLGKEFDLDGNRVNQGITVYGNKGSTDQHAYIQQLREGVHNFFVTFIEVLRDRPPGHDWELEPGVTCGDYLFGMLQGTRSALYGNDRESITVTVQEVTPRSVGALIALYERAVGIYASLVNINAYHQPGVEAGKKAAGEVLALQKRVLAVLNEASCKEPIEPLTLEEVAEQCHAEEDIEMIYKIIAHMAANDRALIAEGSCGSPRSIKVFLGECNVEDML